One window of the Paracoccus zhejiangensis genome contains the following:
- the thiS gene encoding sulfur carrier protein ThiS produces the protein MMITLNGEPRATEAATLADLLADCGFGAKVATALNGDFVPAALRTTTPIAEGDRIEVVAPMQGG, from the coding sequence ATGATGATCACCCTCAATGGCGAGCCGCGGGCGACCGAGGCCGCGACGCTGGCCGATCTGCTGGCCGATTGCGGCTTTGGTGCCAAGGTCGCCACCGCCCTTAACGGCGATTTCGTCCCTGCAGCCCTGCGCACCACCACCCCGATCGCCGAGGGCGACCGGATCGAGGTCGTCGCGCCGATGCAGGGGGGCTGA
- a CDS encoding FAD-dependent oxidoreductase, protein MSGIRILGAGVMGLTLATELTARGHQVELVDPEPTPGPHGCSFWAGGMLAPYCEGESAEEPVERHGLGAIGWWQRHAGGVSRQGTLVLALNRDRGELARFARRSRGHRLLDGEAIAALEPDLAGRFTSGLFYEAEAHLSPRDALTELRRRLEAKGVAVHRAPPATKPDQLIDARGLAARDALPDLRGVRGEMMVLRCPGVTLNRPVRLLHPRIPLYIVPRGDGVFMLGATMIESDRRGVVTARSVLELLSAAYALLPAFGEAELLETGADARPAFPDNLPRLRRVGSTLYANGLYRHGFLLAPTVAAMAADHLERGIIPEFMDEVFA, encoded by the coding sequence ATGAGCGGCATCCGCATCCTTGGTGCCGGGGTGATGGGCCTGACGCTGGCCACCGAACTGACCGCGCGCGGCCATCAGGTCGAGCTGGTCGATCCCGAACCCACCCCCGGCCCGCATGGCTGTTCCTTTTGGGCGGGCGGTATGCTCGCCCCTTATTGCGAGGGCGAATCCGCCGAGGAGCCGGTGGAGCGGCATGGCCTTGGGGCGATTGGCTGGTGGCAGCGTCATGCCGGCGGCGTCAGCCGGCAGGGCACGCTGGTCCTCGCGCTGAACCGCGACCGGGGCGAGCTTGCCCGCTTCGCCCGGCGCAGTCGCGGCCACCGGCTGCTGGACGGCGAGGCCATTGCCGCGCTGGAACCGGACCTTGCCGGGCGCTTCACCTCGGGTCTGTTCTACGAGGCCGAGGCGCATCTGTCGCCGCGTGATGCGCTGACGGAATTGCGCCGCCGGCTCGAGGCGAAAGGAGTGGCGGTCCACCGCGCGCCGCCCGCCACCAAACCCGACCAGCTGATCGACGCCCGCGGCCTTGCCGCCCGCGATGCCCTGCCCGACCTGCGCGGTGTACGGGGCGAGATGATGGTCTTGCGCTGCCCCGGCGTGACGCTGAACCGCCCCGTCCGGCTGCTGCATCCGCGCATCCCGCTCTACATCGTGCCGCGCGGCGATGGCGTCTTCATGCTGGGCGCAACGATGATCGAAAGCGACCGGCGTGGGGTGGTGACGGCGCGCTCGGTGCTGGAACTCCTCTCCGCCGCCTATGCGCTGCTGCCCGCCTTTGGCGAGGCGGAACTCTTGGAAACCGGCGCCGATGCCCGCCCGGCCTTTCCCGACAACCTGCCCCGGCTGCGGCGTGTCGGTTCGACCCTCTACGCCAACGGGCTCTACCGCCACGGCTTCCTGCTGGCCCCGACCGTCGCTGCGATGGCGGCGGATCATCTGGAGCGCGGCATCATTCCCGAGTTCATGGACGAGGTTTTTGCATGA
- the thiD gene encoding bifunctional hydroxymethylpyrimidine kinase/phosphomethylpyrimidine kinase, producing MTDIALTIAGSDSGGGAGIQADLKTFSALGTYGASVLTAITAQNTRAVTAVETLSPALIRAQMEAVFDDLPVKAVKIGMLGDPVVIRTVAEGLAGRGLPVVLDPVMVAKSGDRLLAAEAIAALRGELLPLATVLTPNLPEAGELLGAEPAADLTAREAQGRALLALGPDWVLMKGGHDAGEVCTDLLLGPETHRLTAPRIATRNTHGTGCTLSAAIAAGLAQGLSVPKAVTRAHAYLQGAIAAADRLRIGSGHGPVHHFHALWGAGA from the coding sequence GTGACGGATATAGCTTTGACCATCGCAGGCTCGGACAGCGGCGGTGGCGCGGGAATTCAGGCCGATCTGAAAACATTTTCTGCGCTTGGCACCTACGGCGCCAGCGTGCTGACCGCCATCACCGCGCAGAACACCCGCGCCGTCACCGCCGTGGAAACCCTGTCGCCCGCGCTGATCCGGGCGCAGATGGAAGCCGTCTTCGACGATCTGCCGGTGAAGGCGGTGAAGATCGGGATGCTGGGTGATCCTGTGGTGATCCGCACCGTGGCCGAGGGGCTTGCGGGGCGCGGTCTGCCGGTGGTGCTCGACCCGGTGATGGTGGCGAAATCCGGTGACCGGCTGCTGGCCGCCGAGGCGATCGCGGCGCTGCGGGGCGAGCTGCTGCCGCTGGCGACCGTGCTGACCCCGAACCTGCCGGAAGCGGGCGAGCTGCTGGGAGCGGAACCCGCCGCCGACCTGACGGCGCGCGAGGCGCAGGGCCGGGCACTTCTGGCGCTGGGGCCGGACTGGGTGCTGATGAAGGGCGGCCATGACGCGGGCGAGGTCTGCACCGACCTGCTGCTCGGACCCGAGACCCATCGCCTGACCGCCCCCCGCATCGCCACCCGCAACACCCACGGCACCGGCTGCACCCTCTCTGCCGCCATCGCTGCCGGACTGGCGCAGGGACTCTCCGTGCCCAAGGCGGTGACCCGCGCCCATGCCTACCTGCAGGGCGCCATTGCCGCTGCCGACCGGCTGCGGATCGGGTCGGGCCACGGGCCGGTGCATCATTTCCATGCGCTCTGGGGGGCCGGGGCATGA